The following are from one region of the Pirellulaceae bacterium genome:
- a CDS encoding dihydroxy-acid dehydratase: MAAPNQREPSQLRSARWFAPDDLRSFGHRSRLKGLGLDDHDYRDRPIIGILNTWSDLNTCHGHFPQRVQEVKRGVLQAGGYPVEIPVVSLGEMLMKPTTMLYRNLLALETEEVLRSHPIDAAVLMGGCDKTVPGLLMGAFSADLPAIFLPAGPMLKARWKDQTLGSGSDAWKFWNERRAGQVADCDWFQMENCIARSNGTCMTMGTASTMASVAEALGLTLPMASSIPAVVAEHSRLAVASGRRAVEMAWEGLRPSRVLTQASFNNAIITQLAIGGSTNAIVHLIAMAGRAGCRVTLDDFDRWSRKVPVLADLRPAGRYLMEDFYNAGGLAALLSRLTDLVDTSCRTVSGKTLIEQIANAEVIDNDVIRPRDNPLSASGGTYVLRGNLAPRGCVIKPIAADSRLLKHRGPALVFDNYAQMKERINQPDLPVTADTVLVLRSAGPLGAPGFPEWGMLPIPDKLLRAGVRDMLRISDARMSGTSYGTCVLHVSPESHLGGPLAAVRDGDLIELDVDRRQLNLLVDESELAARLGRWQAPVAAAKRGYQWLFARHVTQADEGCDFDFLSGRSPGQEPDIF, encoded by the coding sequence ATGGCAGCACCAAACCAGAGAGAACCCAGTCAACTGCGATCGGCGCGGTGGTTTGCACCAGATGATTTGCGCAGCTTTGGGCATCGGTCGCGACTGAAGGGGTTGGGGCTGGACGACCACGATTATCGTGATCGCCCGATCATTGGCATTTTGAATACGTGGAGCGATCTGAATACTTGCCATGGGCACTTTCCGCAGCGCGTGCAGGAGGTCAAGCGCGGCGTGCTGCAGGCGGGTGGGTATCCCGTCGAGATTCCTGTGGTCAGCTTGGGCGAGATGTTGATGAAGCCCACGACTATGCTCTATCGCAACCTGTTGGCTCTGGAAACAGAAGAAGTGCTGCGCAGCCATCCCATCGATGCGGCGGTGCTGATGGGGGGATGTGACAAGACAGTGCCGGGCCTGTTGATGGGCGCATTTTCCGCCGATCTACCGGCGATCTTTCTGCCGGCCGGACCGATGCTCAAGGCACGCTGGAAAGATCAAACTTTGGGCAGCGGTTCGGATGCTTGGAAGTTTTGGAATGAACGGCGAGCCGGACAAGTGGCCGACTGCGATTGGTTCCAGATGGAAAATTGCATCGCCCGTTCTAACGGCACCTGCATGACGATGGGCACCGCGTCGACGATGGCCTCGGTGGCCGAAGCGCTCGGCCTGACCTTGCCGATGGCCAGCTCAATACCCGCCGTCGTGGCTGAGCATAGTCGCTTGGCGGTTGCCAGCGGTCGGCGGGCTGTGGAGATGGCTTGGGAAGGCCTGAGGCCCAGTCGTGTGCTAACTCAAGCTTCATTCAATAACGCGATTATCACGCAATTAGCCATCGGAGGTTCGACAAACGCCATAGTACACTTGATCGCTATGGCGGGTCGAGCCGGTTGTCGGGTGACACTGGATGATTTTGATCGCTGGTCACGCAAGGTGCCGGTCTTAGCCGACTTGCGCCCCGCCGGACGCTATCTGATGGAAGATTTTTACAATGCCGGAGGTTTAGCGGCGTTGTTGAGTCGCCTGACAGATCTGGTCGACACAAGTTGCCGCACAGTATCAGGCAAGACGTTGATAGAGCAGATAGCTAATGCCGAAGTCATTGATAACGACGTGATCCGCCCGCGTGACAATCCGTTGTCGGCTAGCGGAGGAACTTATGTGCTGCGCGGTAATCTGGCACCGCGGGGCTGCGTTATCAAACCGATAGCCGCCGATTCTCGTTTGCTCAAGCATCGTGGGCCAGCTTTGGTATTTGATAACTATGCACAGATGAAGGAGCGCATCAATCAACCGGATCTGCCGGTCACGGCTGATACGGTGCTGGTGCTACGGTCAGCCGGTCCACTGGGCGCACCTGGATTTCCGGAATGGGGTATGTTGCCAATACCCGATAAACTGCTGCGAGCCGGCGTCCGCGACATGCTGCGCATTTCCGATGCGCGTATGAGTGGCACCAGTTACGGTACGTGTGTCTTGCATGTGTCGCCCGAGTCGCACTTGGGCGGACCGCTAGCCGCTGTGCGCGACGGCGACCTCATTGAACTGGACGTTGATCGGCGACAACTGAATCTGTTAGTCGATGAGTCAGAGCTGGCCGCGCGGCTCGGTCGTTGGCAGGCGCCCGTAGCAGCAGCTAAACGTGGCTACCAGTGGCTGTTCGCGCGGCATGTGACCCAAGCCGATGAAGGCTGTGATTTCGACTTTCTGTCCGGTCGCAGTCCTGGTCAGGAACCCGATATTTTTTGA